One genomic segment of Apium graveolens cultivar Ventura unplaced genomic scaffold, ASM990537v1 ctg1477, whole genome shotgun sequence includes these proteins:
- the LOC141699900 gene encoding protein FAR1-RELATED SEQUENCE 5-like: MNVIGNIHGGNDKVGFNVQHVRNVLRDRRMKRFEISDAQAGLDLLHRLNEESGSKYFIRTEVDEENRLKCLVWIDPRCIMAYQNFGDVMAFDTTYRTNRYAMPFVPFTGVNHHYQSVIFGFALMRDEHASTFEWILRTWLEGVGNNPPLTIITDQDQAMASAIAVVLPNTTHLLCSWHISQKFPEKLAHYYSAFPEFKTDFNNCIYKSLTECVFEARWASFVEKYHLQDHKWLKGLYELKHKWIPAYTRNKFSAFQNSTSRSEGMNSFFDKYVSSATGLKEFIENAQKALARQFMREKEEDYH, from the coding sequence ATGAATGTGATTGGTAACATTCATGGAGGTAATGACAAAGTTGGTTTCAATGTTCAACATGTTAGGAATGTGTTAAGAGACAGGAGGATGAAAAGGTTTGAGATTAGTGACGCCCAAGCGGGGTTGGACTTGTTGCATAGGTTGAATGAAGAAAGTggttctaaatattttattaggaCCGAAGTCGATGAAGAGAATCGCTTGAAGTGTCTAGTATGGATTGATCCAAGATGTATAATGGCTTACCAAAATTTTGGCGATGTTATGGCTTTTGATACCACTTATCGGACAAATAGGTATGCAATGCCATTTGTCCCATTTACCGGTGTCAATCATCATTATCAATCGGTAATTTTCGGGTTTGCATTGATGCGGGATGAACACGCGTCGACTTTTGAGTGGATTCTTCGTACTTGGCTTGAAGGTGTGGGGAATAATCCTCCATTGACTATAATCACGGATCAAGATCAAGCCATGGCAAGTGCTATTGCGGTTGTACTCCCGAATACTACCCATTTATTGTGTTCTTGGCACATTAGTCAAAAATTCCCGGAGAAATTAGCTCATTATTATTCGGCTTTTCCGGAATTCAAGACGGACTTCAACAATTGCATTTATAAATCTCTCACCGAATGTGTTTTTGAAGCTAGATGGGCGTCGTTTGTGGAAAAGTATCACTTGCAAGATCATAAATGGTTAAAGGGGTTATATGAGTTGAAGCACAAGTGGATTCCTGCATATACTAGAAATAAATTTTCGGCGTTTCAAAATAGTACATCGAGGAGTGAGGGGATGAATTCTTTCTTTGATAAGTATGTGAGTTCGGCAACGGGTTTGAAGGAATTCATTGAAAATGCCCAAAAAGCATTGGCAAGGCAATTCATGAGGGAGAAGGAAGAAGATTACCATTAA